In the Kineococcus mangrovi genome, one interval contains:
- a CDS encoding putative bifunctional diguanylate cyclase/phosphodiesterase, whose protein sequence is MDTGTLNLQLVEMLTVLADAPDQRQRALRAARWTGEALDAEIAAVVEDDRVLAGVGLRETDTDLLARALAAVDLPEGTELPALGTVFVTAAAVPHDGGGRTRLIVARVEEPFEATERLLLVGMGRLLGQALVSARALEDERAQRRRSDRLAAEREELLATLRDREVLLNTVLDLQRAISHRLPLEEVLDLLGQGALQVLGGDEVVVVLEDPLHPDQLQVGARRSRVGAHDCPEAVDHGRQAVVATGEVAGRHRTGTGECSWRAAPVRAHDRVVGALVLLDTDDRAHGREQLLTAFTEHASTALNDSYTATSLREAFYDQLTRLPNRALFLDRLDAAVAGADDGDLALLYLDLDGFKPINDRYGHAAGDAVLQATAARLRDGLREQDTAARLGGDEFAVVLHTSDVDQARAVARRLAERLREPVEHHGHTLQVAASIGVAVLGREGTSAQTLVRDADTAMYAVKAVPVGSRGTGVAVFEAAMQSRRAQRLELEGDLAQGIDSGQLVVHYQPTVALHDGAAIGCEALVRWQHPRHGLLSPAEFIPVAEDSGLVCALGERVLRDVCDQLGQWRREGLHVRAAVNLSAAQLRPQLVTEVLEALDAAGLHGTALTVEVTETVLVSEGATAVEVLQALRGLGVEVAVDDFGTGYSSLSYLRRLPVDVLKIDRSFVSALGQGQDTSLVRTIVDLAAALNLRAVAEGVETAAEADALREMGCPVGQGYLFARPLPAAAFAAWWAEHAHHPVPTA, encoded by the coding sequence GTGGACACCGGCACGCTCAACCTGCAGCTCGTCGAGATGCTGACGGTCCTGGCCGACGCCCCCGACCAGCGCCAGCGCGCCCTGCGGGCGGCCCGGTGGACCGGGGAGGCCCTGGACGCCGAGATCGCCGCCGTGGTCGAGGACGATCGGGTCCTGGCCGGGGTCGGCCTGCGCGAGACGGACACCGACCTGCTCGCGCGTGCCCTGGCCGCGGTGGACCTGCCCGAGGGGACCGAGCTGCCCGCCCTGGGCACGGTCTTCGTCACCGCCGCTGCGGTTCCGCACGACGGTGGTGGACGCACCCGCTTGATCGTGGCCCGGGTCGAGGAACCCTTCGAGGCCACCGAGCGGCTGCTCCTGGTGGGGATGGGGAGGCTGCTGGGCCAGGCCCTGGTCTCGGCGCGCGCCCTGGAGGACGAACGCGCCCAGCGTCGCCGCAGCGACCGCCTCGCCGCCGAGCGCGAAGAGCTGCTCGCCACCCTGCGTGATCGTGAGGTGCTGCTCAACACCGTCCTGGACCTGCAGCGCGCCATCTCCCACCGGTTGCCCCTGGAGGAAGTGCTGGACCTGCTGGGCCAGGGTGCCCTGCAGGTCCTCGGGGGCGACGAGGTCGTGGTGGTCCTGGAGGACCCGCTGCACCCCGACCAGCTGCAGGTCGGCGCCCGCCGCTCACGGGTCGGTGCGCACGACTGCCCCGAGGCCGTCGACCACGGTCGGCAGGCCGTGGTCGCCACCGGCGAGGTGGCCGGTCGTCACCGCACCGGTACCGGGGAGTGCTCCTGGCGGGCGGCGCCGGTGCGGGCCCACGACCGCGTGGTCGGAGCCTTGGTGCTGCTCGACACCGACGACCGGGCGCACGGGCGCGAGCAGCTGTTGACCGCCTTCACCGAGCACGCCAGCACCGCGTTGAACGACTCCTACACCGCGACGTCGCTGCGCGAGGCGTTCTACGACCAGCTGACCCGGCTGCCCAACCGAGCGCTGTTCCTGGACCGGCTGGACGCCGCGGTGGCCGGGGCGGACGACGGCGACCTGGCGCTGCTCTACCTGGACCTGGACGGGTTCAAACCGATCAACGACCGGTACGGGCACGCGGCGGGTGACGCCGTGCTGCAGGCCACCGCCGCCCGGCTGCGTGACGGTCTGCGCGAGCAGGACACCGCCGCCCGCCTCGGCGGTGACGAGTTCGCCGTCGTGCTGCACACCAGCGACGTGGACCAGGCCCGCGCGGTCGCCCGGCGGCTGGCGGAGCGGTTGCGCGAACCCGTCGAGCACCACGGCCACACCCTGCAGGTCGCGGCCAGCATCGGGGTGGCCGTGCTGGGGCGGGAGGGTACGAGCGCTCAGACCCTCGTCCGCGACGCCGACACCGCGATGTACGCCGTCAAGGCCGTCCCGGTGGGCTCGCGCGGTACCGGGGTCGCCGTCTTCGAGGCCGCCATGCAGTCGCGCCGGGCGCAACGGCTGGAGCTGGAGGGCGACCTGGCCCAGGGGATCGACTCCGGCCAGCTCGTCGTGCACTACCAGCCCACCGTCGCCCTGCACGACGGTGCCGCGATCGGCTGCGAGGCGCTGGTGCGTTGGCAGCACCCGCGGCACGGGCTGCTGTCCCCGGCCGAGTTCATCCCCGTCGCCGAGGACAGCGGTCTGGTCTGCGCGCTGGGCGAACGGGTCCTGCGCGACGTGTGCGACCAGCTCGGCCAGTGGCGGCGGGAGGGTCTGCACGTGCGAGCTGCGGTGAACCTGTCGGCCGCCCAGCTGCGCCCCCAGCTCGTCACCGAGGTGCTCGAGGCGCTGGACGCGGCCGGTCTGCACGGGACGGCGCTGACGGTCGAGGTCACCGAGACGGTGCTGGTCAGCGAGGGGGCGACGGCGGTGGAGGTGCTGCAGGCGTTGCGCGGGCTCGGGGTCGAGGTGGCCGTCGACGACTTCGGGACCGGGTACTCCTCGCTGTCCTACCTGCGCCGGCTCCCCGTCGACGTGCTCAAGATCGACCGGTCGTTCGTCTCCGCGCTGGGGCAGGGGCAGGACACCTCCCTGGTGCGCACCATCGTCGACCTGGCGGCAGCGCTGAACCTGCGGGCCGTCGCCGAGGGCGTCGAGACGGCCGCCGAGGCCGATGCGCTGCGCGAGATGGGCTGTCCGGTGGGCCAGGGGTACCTGTTCGCACGACCCCTGCCCGCCGCGGCGTTCGCCGCGTGGTGGGCCGAGCACGCCCACCACCCCGTCCCCACAGCCT
- a CDS encoding FIST signal transduction protein, with amino-acid sequence MNSERWVGVGSARMAERSRQDEDAVTDAVRRATTQALAGRSASAIVVLARWTLDLAVVARTVTELAGAAVVVGSSSQTVYARDDSLPSDVVITALGGQGLSARGMLSSHQDPTARGAEVAAAADGLSDAHRVVVLLPAGTTGDHQEVVRAAYEHLGPTVPLAGGGSTGDLVQRRSWQFLGREVVENGLVGLALGSDRPLGIGTAHGYHRTGQGMVVTESDGLLVRGLDGRGALDVYREHLVAAGVEVADGLDGDGWGRLASSHPLGLARRRRDEARTVIAVHPDQGALEFVSAVPQGSLVHLLSGTEDDMIAGARAACDEAVGALDLPAGGVILFSCLAREALLGGTGHLAEKAAARTASASQNVVLAYSAGEIARVRGSAGCHNQTVVALAL; translated from the coding sequence GTGAACAGCGAGAGGTGGGTGGGTGTCGGGTCGGCCAGGATGGCCGAGCGCTCCCGGCAGGACGAGGACGCCGTCACCGACGCGGTGCGGCGGGCCACGACACAGGCGCTGGCCGGCCGGTCGGCCAGCGCGATCGTCGTGCTGGCGCGTTGGACCCTGGACCTCGCGGTGGTGGCCCGGACCGTCACGGAGCTGGCCGGTGCCGCCGTGGTCGTCGGCTCCAGCTCCCAGACGGTCTACGCCCGTGACGACAGCCTGCCCTCGGACGTCGTCATCACCGCCCTCGGCGGTCAGGGCCTGTCCGCGCGAGGGATGCTCAGCAGCCACCAGGATCCCACCGCGCGCGGCGCGGAGGTGGCCGCGGCTGCCGACGGGCTGTCCGACGCGCACCGGGTCGTGGTGCTCCTGCCGGCGGGGACGACCGGTGACCACCAGGAGGTCGTGCGGGCCGCCTACGAGCACCTCGGCCCCACGGTCCCGCTCGCCGGCGGCGGCTCGACCGGTGATCTGGTGCAGCGTCGCTCCTGGCAGTTCCTGGGCCGGGAAGTCGTGGAGAACGGGCTGGTCGGGTTGGCCCTGGGCAGCGACCGCCCCCTGGGGATCGGTACCGCGCACGGCTACCACCGGACCGGGCAGGGCATGGTGGTCACCGAGTCCGACGGCCTGCTGGTGCGGGGGCTCGACGGCCGGGGGGCGCTGGACGTCTACCGGGAACACCTCGTGGCGGCCGGCGTCGAGGTCGCCGACGGGCTGGACGGCGACGGCTGGGGCCGACTGGCGAGTTCGCACCCGCTGGGCCTGGCCCGACGCCGCCGGGACGAGGCCCGCACGGTGATCGCGGTGCACCCCGACCAGGGCGCCCTGGAGTTCGTCTCGGCCGTCCCGCAGGGCAGCCTGGTGCACCTGCTGAGCGGCACGGAGGACGACATGATCGCCGGTGCCCGCGCGGCCTGCGACGAGGCCGTGGGCGCGTTGGACCTCCCCGCCGGCGGGGTCATCCTGTTCAGCTGCCTGGCACGGGAGGCCCTGCTCGGCGGCACCGGCCACCTGGCGGAGAAGGCCGCCGCGCGCACCGCCAGCGCCTCCCAGAACGTCGTGCTGGCCTACAGCGCGGGCGAGATCGCACGTGTTCGCGGCTCGGCCGGTTGCCACAACCAGACCGTCGTCGCGCTCGCCCTCTAG
- the fliS gene encoding flagellar export chaperone FliS, protein MTAMTYGRQANRYLGDSLATASPTALLVMLYDRLLLDLRRAEQAQREQDRETAHVNLVHAQAIVQELQASLKVDAWEGGTGLMALYTWVLSELTAANVDCDAERTARCRVETVEPLAEAWREAALVHLSGQAGQPGSA, encoded by the coding sequence ATGACCGCGATGACGTACGGCCGCCAGGCCAACCGCTACCTCGGTGACTCCCTGGCCACCGCGAGCCCCACCGCGCTGCTCGTGATGCTCTACGACCGTCTGCTGCTGGACCTGCGGCGCGCCGAGCAGGCCCAGCGCGAGCAGGACCGCGAAACCGCCCACGTCAACCTGGTCCACGCCCAGGCCATCGTCCAGGAGCTCCAGGCCAGCTTGAAGGTCGACGCCTGGGAGGGCGGTACCGGACTCATGGCCCTCTACACCTGGGTGCTGTCCGAACTCACCGCCGCCAACGTCGACTGCGACGCCGAGCGCACGGCTCGTTGCCGTGTCGAGACCGTCGAACCGCTGGCCGAGGCCTGGCGCGAAGCCGCTCTCGTCCACCTGAGCGGTCAAGCCGGGCAGCCGGGCTCGGCGTGA
- a CDS encoding EAL domain-containing protein translates to MHVPRPAPGPAVDFFAVAHRALRDLSERAGLDSWWIGRTEGPDQVLLAVVDPVLGLAAGDALPWADTHCRRVVEQGAHPVAPGLPRWPDSLAARAGARTGAPVDGVSVVSVPLTAPDGRVLATLCGVGAGDGAQLPDLLDSIRVQGDLLGALLAAELELADRTRAAARADLAGRADEVTGVATAQSWQEGLAQEEAHAARHAVPVSVVLLQVLGLERANADLGTPAGDALLHRAATAVGARLREGDLLARTGPDRFGLLLPGTGEDGAAALTDRLRTALAAEGVAVRTGRATRSHTTTLFAAWSDAEDRLAADAPTTARPGPALTTRAVGGGVLDALLDLARRQLGADIAFITTVEGERRVIRNVACPEVVPIAPGMPAPLGNGLCDRVLATGAPYVVPDLSVAHATSTAHRQGLNTYVGVPLRRRDGSLYGTLCALSRESDPDLRPRDADVLDAVAGAVMELIEEEDGARRLRRVQLARLADLTAAGGPDVVYQPVVDLVSGAAVGAEALSRFPAGTPTPDRWFADAAQVGAGQDLELAALDNALRGLPHLPGFLALNVSPATITTPAFLRRLETVPPERIVVEVTEHSAVADYATLLRTLEPLRRAGLRVAVDDTGAGYASLSHVLAVLPDFIKLDISLVRGIDADPSRRALAAGLVTFAQATGARIVAEGIETAAELSVLRELGVGLGQGYHLARPAPLRVAAA, encoded by the coding sequence ATGCACGTGCCCCGTCCCGCTCCCGGCCCCGCGGTCGACTTCTTCGCCGTCGCGCACCGCGCCCTGCGCGACCTGTCCGAGCGCGCCGGGCTCGACAGCTGGTGGATCGGGCGCACCGAAGGTCCCGACCAGGTGCTGCTCGCCGTCGTCGACCCCGTCCTGGGCCTGGCGGCGGGCGACGCGCTGCCGTGGGCGGACACGCACTGCCGCCGCGTCGTGGAACAGGGCGCGCACCCGGTGGCCCCGGGCCTGCCGCGGTGGCCGGACTCCCTGGCCGCCCGCGCCGGCGCGCGAACCGGCGCCCCCGTCGACGGCGTCTCCGTCGTCTCCGTCCCGCTGACCGCCCCCGACGGCCGGGTGCTGGCCACGTTGTGCGGGGTGGGGGCCGGGGACGGGGCGCAGCTGCCGGACCTGCTGGACAGCATCCGCGTCCAGGGCGACCTGCTCGGCGCCCTGCTGGCCGCCGAGCTGGAGCTGGCCGACCGCACCCGCGCGGCCGCCCGCGCGGACCTGGCCGGGCGGGCGGACGAGGTCACCGGCGTGGCGACGGCGCAGTCCTGGCAGGAGGGGCTGGCGCAGGAGGAGGCGCACGCCGCCCGGCACGCCGTGCCCGTCTCCGTGGTCCTGCTGCAGGTGCTGGGACTGGAACGGGCCAACGCCGACCTGGGGACGCCCGCCGGCGACGCCCTGCTGCACCGCGCGGCCACCGCCGTCGGGGCCCGGCTGCGCGAGGGTGACCTGCTGGCCCGCACCGGTCCGGACCGGTTCGGCCTGCTGCTGCCCGGGACGGGCGAGGACGGGGCCGCGGCGCTCACCGACCGGTTGCGCACCGCGCTGGCCGCCGAGGGGGTGGCCGTGCGCACCGGCCGGGCCACCCGGTCGCACACCACGACGCTGTTCGCGGCCTGGTCGGACGCCGAGGACCGCCTGGCCGCCGACGCCCCCACGACCGCCCGGCCCGGCCCGGCCCTGACGACCCGGGCCGTCGGTGGCGGCGTCCTGGACGCCCTGCTCGACCTCGCCCGGCGCCAGCTCGGCGCCGACATCGCCTTCATCACCACGGTCGAGGGCGAGCGCCGCGTCATCCGCAACGTGGCCTGCCCCGAGGTCGTCCCCATCGCCCCGGGCATGCCCGCACCGCTGGGCAACGGCCTGTGCGACCGGGTCCTGGCCACCGGTGCGCCGTACGTCGTGCCCGACCTGTCCGTGGCGCACGCCACGTCCACCGCCCACCGCCAGGGTCTGAACACCTACGTGGGGGTGCCGCTGCGCCGGCGCGACGGATCGCTGTACGGGACGTTGTGCGCCCTGTCGCGCGAGTCCGACCCGGACCTGCGACCCCGGGACGCCGACGTGCTGGACGCCGTGGCCGGTGCCGTCATGGAGCTCATCGAGGAGGAGGACGGCGCGCGGCGGCTGCGGCGGGTGCAGCTGGCCCGGCTCGCCGACCTGACCGCCGCGGGCGGCCCGGACGTCGTCTACCAGCCCGTCGTCGACCTGGTCTCCGGCGCCGCCGTCGGTGCCGAGGCGCTCAGCCGCTTCCCGGCCGGGACGCCGACGCCGGACCGCTGGTTCGCCGACGCCGCGCAGGTCGGCGCCGGGCAGGACCTCGAGCTGGCGGCCCTGGACAACGCGCTGCGGGGCCTGCCGCACCTGCCGGGTTTCCTGGCCCTCAACGTCTCCCCCGCGACCATCACGACCCCGGCGTTCCTGCGCCGGCTGGAGACGGTGCCGCCCGAACGCATCGTGGTCGAGGTCACCGAGCACTCCGCCGTCGCGGACTACGCGACGTTGCTGCGGACGCTGGAACCGCTGCGCCGCGCCGGCCTGCGGGTGGCGGTGGACGACACCGGCGCCGGGTACGCCTCGCTGTCGCACGTGCTGGCGGTGCTGCCGGACTTCATCAAGCTCGACATCTCCCTCGTGCGCGGCATCGACGCCGACCCCTCCCGCCGGGCCCTGGCCGCGGGGCTGGTGACGTTCGCGCAGGCGACCGGCGCCCGGATCGTCGCCGAGGGGATCGAGACCGCGGCCGAGCTCTCGGTGCTGCGCGAGCTCGGGGTGGGGTTGGGGCAGGGGTACCACCTGGCGCGGCCCGCGCCGCTGCGGGTCGCGGCGGCCTGA
- a CDS encoding Fic family protein: MATDGWVAIGHEDRPWTSRVPADLVSRRVRESHAGGYRAAVLPPITDLEPVLPLALLVHAERAAGLIARFDAESEGTPVPSSALLRSESASSSQVENTTSGARALAVAAIDAQEAPRDAGLVLGNVRATERAMHHDLLAESAPDRAGRWRQEQVWIGGSGYGPHQAEFVPPHHEAVPAALEDLVAFAARRDVPVLVHAALVHAQFETAHPFVDGNGRTGRALVHVLLRRRGLVRHTVVPVSAGLLREADRYVDAAKALATLTDAGSSWSFSGRRRGRRWQAPEVISALDEFARRAGRRS; encoded by the coding sequence GTGGCGACGGACGGCTGGGTGGCGATCGGCCACGAGGACCGCCCCTGGACGTCGCGGGTCCCGGCGGACCTCGTCTCGCGCCGGGTCCGTGAGTCCCACGCGGGGGGCTACCGCGCCGCCGTCCTGCCGCCGATCACCGACCTCGAACCGGTGCTGCCGCTGGCGCTGCTGGTGCACGCCGAGCGCGCGGCAGGACTGATCGCCCGCTTCGACGCGGAGAGCGAGGGGACCCCCGTGCCGTCCTCGGCGCTGCTGCGGTCGGAGTCCGCGTCCAGTTCGCAGGTCGAGAACACCACCTCCGGTGCCCGGGCCCTGGCCGTGGCGGCCATCGACGCCCAGGAGGCGCCGCGCGACGCGGGCCTGGTGCTGGGGAACGTGCGGGCGACGGAGCGGGCGATGCACCACGACCTGCTCGCCGAGTCCGCCCCCGACCGCGCCGGCCGGTGGCGTCAGGAGCAGGTCTGGATCGGGGGCAGCGGGTACGGACCGCACCAGGCCGAGTTCGTCCCCCCGCACCACGAGGCGGTCCCGGCCGCGCTCGAGGACCTGGTGGCCTTCGCCGCCCGCCGGGACGTCCCGGTCCTGGTCCACGCCGCGCTCGTCCACGCCCAGTTCGAGACCGCGCACCCCTTCGTCGACGGCAACGGCCGCACCGGCCGGGCCCTCGTCCACGTCCTGCTCCGCCGGCGCGGTCTCGTGCGGCACACCGTCGTCCCGGTCTCGGCCGGGCTGCTGCGCGAGGCGGACCGGTACGTCGACGCGGCCAAGGCGCTGGCCACGCTCACCGACGCCGGGTCGTCGTGGAGTTTCTCCGGCCGCCGCCGGGGCCGTCGCTGGCAGGCGCCGGAGGTCATCAGCGCCCTCGACGAGTTCGCCCGCCGCGCGGGACGGCGCAGCTGA
- a CDS encoding Uma2 family endonuclease, producing MTEQPTTLSTVGRSLTWEEYQSLPQDPRAEYIDGRLVVSPSPSEQHQFIALELAWLMKGVLPVTHRVNTAWAWKPGRDEFIPDVVVYDLATASAGTGARFTGTPELVVEILSSNRGDDLVWKSAKYAAAGLPRYWIVDPRDERVTAYALLDGILTPTAVLGRGEGADLDVGVATVHVDVDTLLGPSEA from the coding sequence GTGACCGAGCAGCCGACCACGCTGTCCACCGTGGGGCGGTCCCTCACCTGGGAGGAGTACCAGAGCCTTCCGCAGGACCCGCGTGCGGAGTACATCGACGGGCGTCTCGTCGTGAGCCCGAGCCCCAGCGAGCAGCACCAGTTCATCGCCCTCGAGCTGGCATGGCTGATGAAGGGAGTCCTGCCGGTGACGCACCGGGTGAACACCGCATGGGCGTGGAAGCCGGGGCGGGACGAGTTCATCCCCGACGTCGTGGTCTACGACCTCGCCACCGCGAGCGCCGGCACCGGTGCCCGCTTCACGGGAACCCCGGAGCTGGTGGTGGAGATCTTGTCCTCCAACCGCGGCGACGACCTCGTCTGGAAGAGCGCGAAGTACGCCGCCGCCGGGCTGCCCCGGTACTGGATCGTCGACCCCCGCGACGAGCGGGTCACCGCCTACGCCCTCCTCGACGGGATCCTCACCCCGACCGCCGTGCTGGGTCGCGGCGAGGGCGCCGACCTCGACGTCGGTGTGGCGACGGTCCACGTCGACGTGGACACCCTGCTGGGCCCATCTGAGGCCTGA
- a CDS encoding Uma2 family endonuclease, giving the protein MVEGPVEPHVSVGPRVTWEQFEQLPEDPRAEYIDGQLIVTPSPTEQHQYIAFELGVAIRSVAPPTHRVVLGWSWKPGADEFIPDLMVCDKATIAAGGQARFTGTPALAVEVLSSNRGDDLIRKMAKYAEAGLPHYWIVDPRAQTLTTYAIVEGLYAPTAVHGRGAVADLDLGVATVRVDVAELLG; this is encoded by the coding sequence GTGGTGGAGGGGCCCGTCGAACCGCACGTCAGCGTGGGACCGAGGGTGACCTGGGAGCAGTTCGAGCAGCTTCCGGAGGACCCGCGTGCCGAGTACATCGACGGTCAGCTCATCGTGACCCCGAGTCCCACCGAGCAGCACCAGTACATCGCCTTCGAACTGGGGGTGGCCATCCGCTCCGTCGCGCCGCCCACCCACCGCGTCGTGCTGGGGTGGAGCTGGAAGCCCGGTGCGGATGAGTTCATCCCGGACCTCATGGTCTGCGACAAGGCCACCATCGCCGCCGGTGGTCAGGCCCGCTTCACCGGCACTCCAGCGCTCGCGGTCGAAGTCCTGTCCTCCAATCGTGGCGACGACCTCATCCGGAAGATGGCCAAGTACGCCGAGGCCGGCCTGCCGCACTACTGGATCGTCGACCCGCGCGCGCAGACGCTGACGACGTACGCGATCGTCGAGGGGTTGTACGCCCCGACCGCCGTCCACGGCCGCGGCGCCGTGGCCGACCTGGACCTGGGCGTGGCGACGGTCCGCGTGGACGTGGCGGAACTGCTCGGCTGA
- a CDS encoding M15 family metallopeptidase, whose translation MGRLRTALAVTVAFVPLLSGCAVPLTAGAAEVTRQPRAVRTPPVPAFTSTVAPVTAAELSASWRPGCPVPPERLRTVTVSFVDFAGAPSTGRLVVHADVADAVVAVFDRLYAQRFPIARMEPVEAFGGSDDASMAADNTSAFNCRATTGGGGFSEHSYGTAIDLNPIENPYVKGTTVLPAAGRAFVQRHPGRGVVLAGDPVVQAFADQGFSWGGDWSSLKDYQHFSVSGD comes from the coding sequence ATGGGCCGCCTCCGCACCGCTCTCGCCGTCACCGTCGCGTTCGTCCCGCTGCTCAGCGGGTGCGCCGTCCCCCTCACCGCGGGCGCGGCCGAGGTCACCCGGCAGCCGCGCGCGGTGCGGACCCCGCCGGTCCCCGCGTTCACCTCGACCGTCGCGCCCGTGACGGCCGCGGAACTGTCCGCCTCCTGGCGCCCCGGGTGCCCCGTCCCACCCGAGCGGCTGCGCACGGTCACGGTCTCCTTCGTCGACTTCGCCGGAGCACCCTCGACGGGCCGGCTGGTCGTGCACGCCGACGTCGCCGACGCCGTGGTCGCGGTGTTCGACCGGCTGTACGCCCAGCGGTTCCCGATCGCGCGGATGGAACCCGTCGAGGCGTTCGGCGGCTCCGACGACGCCTCGATGGCCGCCGACAACACCTCGGCGTTCAACTGCCGCGCCACGACGGGCGGGGGCGGTTTCTCCGAGCACTCCTACGGCACCGCGATCGACCTGAACCCGATCGAGAACCCCTACGTCAAGGGCACGACCGTCCTGCCCGCCGCGGGCCGCGCGTTCGTCCAGCGCCACCCCGGCCGCGGCGTCGTCCTGGCCGGCGACCCCGTCGTGCAGGCGTTCGCCGACCAGGGGTTCTCCTGGGGCGGGGACTGGTCGAGCCTGAAGGACTACCAGCACTTCTCCGTCTCGGGGGACTGA